One Paramisgurnus dabryanus chromosome 10, PD_genome_1.1, whole genome shotgun sequence genomic region harbors:
- the rasgef1bb gene encoding ras-GEF domain-containing family member 1B-B — MPQTTPYSGKFSPGSYNSGHSHRQPVEENYGGLHYRDNKLVSGSLEALVQLLVPTVDYYPDRSYIFTFLLSSRLFLHPFELVSRVCYLCVDHHRVGDPQTDKKRIREIAPKIVQLLTEWTETFPYDFRDERMMRSLKEMTHRLAFGDELSRRAMQRLIQRLLRKLTTLGQYEESLATISAAAAAVDRPTALKSKQQLARRDECVMNLCDDPFVFAQQLTHIEMEKLSYIGPEEFVRAFVQKRPSDNHKSFFSKRKVNNLEAYVEWFNRLTYLVATEICMPVKKKHRARVLEFFIDVAQECFNIGNFNSLMAIITGMNMNPVSRLKKTWNKVNTDKFDILVHQMDPSSNFYSYRTALRGATQRSSTAHTSQEMIVIPFFSLFIKDIYFLNEGCVNRLPNGHINFEKFWELAKQVSEFLSWRQVICPFERDKKLLHYLISVPVFTEDELQLASYESEGPENNLERDTRRSLRTSLSRM, encoded by the exons ATGCCACAGACAACTCCATATTCAGGCAAATTCAGCCCTGGTTCTTACAACAGCGGTCATAGTCATCGACAACCAGTGGAAGAAAACTATGGGGGTTTGCACTACCGTGATAATAAGCTTGTGTCTGGGTCTCTAGAAGCCTTGGTACAGTTACTTGTCCCTACTGTGGACTATTATCCTGAT AGATCTTACATCTTCACTTTCCTGCTAAGTTCCCGCCTCTTTCTGCATCCGTTTGAACTCGTGTCCCGAGTTTGTTACTTATGTGTGGACCATCACAGGGTCGGTGACCCGCAGACAGATAAG AAACGAATACGAGAGATTGCACCGAAAATTGTGCAGCTGCTCACGGAATGGACGGAGACCTTTCCATACGACTTCAGAGACGAGCGTATGATGCGCAGCCTAAAAGAGATGACCCATCGTCTTGCTTTTGGAGATGAG CTGTCACGGAGGGCCATGCAGAGACTCATTCAGCGGCTCTTGCGCAAACTGACCACTCTCGGACAGTACGAAGAGTCGCTGGCAACCATCAGCGCCGCCGCCGCTGCTGTGGACAGACCCACCGCCTTGAAGTCCAAACAGCAGTTAGCACGTAGAGATGAGTGCGTTATGAATCTCTGCGACGACCCTTTCGTCTTCGCCCAGCAACTAACACACATTGAAATG GAAAAGCTCAGTTATATTGGCCCTGAAGAATTTGTTCGAGCATTTGTTCAGAAAAGACCCTCAGACAACCATAAG AGCTTCTTCAGCAAAAGAAAAGTGAATAACCTTGAGGCTTATGTTGAATGGTTCAACAGACTAACCTACCTTGTAGCCACAGAAATTTGCATG CCTGTGAAGAAGAAACACAGAGCGAGGGTTTTGGAGTTCTTCATAGATGTGGCACAGGAATGCTTCAACATTGGCAACTTTAACTCCCTGATGGCCATTATTA CGGGAATGAACATGAACCCTGTATCCCGGCTAAAGAAGACCTGGAACAAAGTCAACACAGACAAATTTGACATTCTTGTG CACCAAATGGACCCATCAAGCAACTTTTACAGCTACCGCACAGCACTGCGTGGAGCGACTCAGAGATCAAGTACAGCACACACGAGCCAGGAAATG ATTGTTATCCCATTCTTCAGTTTGTTTATTAAAGACATCTACTTCCTGAATGAAGGATGTGTCAATAGATTACCTAATGGCCACATCAATTTTGAG AAATTTTGGGAGTTGGCTAAACAAGTGAGCGAGTTTCTGTCGTGGAGGCAGGTGATATGTCCATTCGAAAGAGACAAGAAGTTACTTCACTATCTCATCAGTGTGCCGGTATTCACTGAAGATG AGCTCCAGCTTGCTTCATATGAGAGTGAAGGTCCAGAAAACAACTTGGAGAGGGACACCCGCCGTTCCCTTAG GACATCTCTCAGTAGAATGTAA